From the genome of Capra hircus breed San Clemente chromosome 21, ASM170441v1, whole genome shotgun sequence:
TGACCCTGACGctttttcaaaagtataaatATGTGATTTTGTCAAGTGGATAAGGTAAGATTCTTGACAGATCCGATGTTCTAGGGCAAGAAACTGAATCAATGGATCAAAGTTTATAGGCAAGGAAAGGCCGTGTCTCTGCCTCCAGGGTCTTCATAGGTCCCACTGCCTGGCGCCACCCCTCCCACGATGAAGCCTCATCTGAGCTGTGTCCAAACCCCTCATGGACAGAAGTCAGCAGATGGGAGTCCCGTGAACACTTTGTCCAAGAGTGGTGTCTTCATAACAGCTTTTAAGACAATATGTTGAGATGATGATTGTTAAGACTGATTTTTTTAAGTAGCAGAGGAGACAATATGAAACAGGACACTGAGCCGCACACAGACACATGCCATCGAGGGGAGCCCCCTTTCGCTGTGCTGTGTCCCTGAAATGAGCCGTACAGACACGTCGCCTTCAGGCCATCAAGACCTCCTCCTTCTCCAGCTCCATCCCTTTGTTTAGAATGTACTTGGTCTCTGTTGctcatctaggttgctcataacttttcttccaaggagtaagcgtcttttaatttcatggctgcagtcaccatctgcagtgattttggagcccaaaaaaataaagtctgacactgtttctactgtttccccatctatttcccgtgaagtgatgggactggatgccatgatcttcgttttctgaatgttgagctttaagccaactttttcgctctcctctttcactttcatcaagaggctttttagcacctcttcactttctgccataagggtggtgtcatctgcatatctgaggtgattgatatttctcccagcaatcttgattccagcttgtgtttcttccagcccagcgtttctcatgatgtactctgcatagaagttaaataagcaaggtgacaacatatagccttgacgtactccttttcctatttggaaccagtctgttgttccatgcccagttctttttttttttttttaatttttaacaggcTATTTAataggtaatttttaaattatttaataggtTACAGCTACAGTATCAAATtttaattgtatatatgtataaatatagttATAGACCATAAATATCCAAGTCAAAACATTCTCCTCTAGGCAgatgctgccccctccccaaaaaaAGTCTTTGCAACTAAATAAACTAACAGCTTTAAGTAATACTGAAGAAAAAAACATGCTGAGGTAATTTTTCATCTAAAGTGACTATAGCCTATATTAAAACATTCTTCTAGTAAGAGTTCAAGTAGTTATGAAACCCTTGCCTCAAAATTCCAAAATGCAACTTtattagcaaatgaagcaaaaaatAGTTTaatgataaataagtaaaataaataagattattcCTGCTGAAATTCAATCATGacagtattatttcttttttatatatttgtggaGTTTTGTTGATAGCCTGGCCTTTTAATAATTGAAAACAACATAATTCATGAAGCCCGTCTCAGAATATACCTATTACTctaacactatatatatatagatagataatatCTATATAGCAGATGAagttatgcatatgtatgtaaatGGGATTTTCACTCTGGATGAGCAATctgttctttttgaaaaatacatgtatgtatCTCAATTATGAAAACATGCTTAATCTCTCTTAAAAGATCACTCTTATACAATATACACTGAGTATAAGAAAGGACATTTTACAGATTTtagaaacttctttaaaaatattcattttcttatcaACAGTTATATTAGAATATTCATCTTACCAAGTTTTAATTACAGCAGTTAAAAAAatctatcactttttaaattattctgaGTTATGCAAAATCCCcatgcttctttttctttactgCAAGAATTTCAGTGGCACCAAGTAACACATCAAATTTTTTCAAAGTATATCACTTCCCAGGTTAAGGCTCATTGGAACACACTTAGTAAAAGGTCTtctgaacaaaaacaatacatCTTAAGTcaaaagaaattttcaaattaGTTTATATTTTGTAGTGACTCACTATCACATTCAGTGttctcaaaataaaagttttactcTTAACAAAATAATACGCATAAACCAAAGATCACACACTGTTCCCTCATTGTCCCCCAAAGTAGAAACAAACGTGGAGTGTATTCTGTTTCTCAGCCCCTGACCATAGTCCATAATCATGTGTCAGCTCCTCTTACACTGGGCAGCAACCTTCAGCAAAAATACTAGAACAAGTctctaaacaaaaccaaaatgtataaagaattgATTCCCCATGTTCAAAGCTCCTCcattcttgttttaaaataaaaagtggatTTTTAATGTTCTCGAGTCCCAAACAACAACTTCTGGCAAACCTCCGACAAAAATTCATGCATCCATCTTCATTTCCAAGAGCGTTCAAAAGCAACTGAGAGTTCCTTCACATTCTTCCCCATTACAAGGCAGTCTCTCCTCTAATTGATGAAATTTGCACCTAATGGGAAATCTTCCTTTGAAAGGAGTCTCCTCATTCGAAAGCTTAAGTCAAGTTCCTGAGCGGAGGAGTTTGGCTATCAGATTCACAAGTTTCTGCCGGAAATTCAGTTTGTCTCCAATTCTCCTCAACTGAATGGCACACTCAACTTCAGGATCTGCCGGGACCCGCGTGGGGCTCGGCTGGGCGCTCCTACGAGCCCTCCTTCCAGGCATTTCTGCAGACGGCCGTCGGCAGACCGGGGCAACTCAGCGATGCAACCCGAGCACCTCGGGTCTGCAGGACGCGGGTTGCGAGGGGAGAACGGGCAGGAGACGACGGTCCGCACAGAGCAGGAAGAAGCTGAACCGGCGCCTGCAAGAACCTCGCAGCTCtgccccatgtccagttctaactgttgcttcctggcctgcatacagatttctcaagaggcaggtcaggtggtctggtattcccatctctttcagaattgtccacagtttattgtgatccacacagtcaaaggctttggcatagtcaataaagcaaaaatagatgtttttctggaactctcttgccttttccatgacccagcagatgttggtaatttgatctctggttcctttgccttttctaaaaccagcttgaacatcatgaagttcacagttcacgtattgctgaagcctggcttggagaattttgagcattactttactagcgtgtgagatgagtgcaattgtgcggtagtttgagcattctttggcattgtctttcttagggattggaatgaaaactgaccttttccagtcctgtagccactgctgagttttccaaatttgttggcatattgagtgcagcactttcacagcatcatctttcaggatttgaaatagctctactagaattccatcacctccaccagctttgttcatagtgatgctttctaaggcccacttgacttcacatttcaggatgtctggctctagattagtgatcacaccatcgtgattatctgggtcatgaagatcttttttgtacagttcttccgtgtattcttgccacctcttcttgatatcttctgcttctgttaggtccaggccacttctgtcctttatcgagcccatctttgcatgaaatgttcccttggtatctctaattttcttgaagagatctctagtctttcccattctgttcttttcctctatttctttgcattgatcactgaagaagcctttcttatctcttctcgctattctctggaattctgctttcagatgcttatatctttccttttctccttggctttttgcttctcttcttttcacagctatttgtaaggcttccccagacaaccattttgcttttttgcatttcttttccatggggatggtcttgatccctgtctcctgtacaatgtcacgaacctcagtccatagttcatcaggcactctatctatcagatctaggcccttaaatctatttctcacttccactgtataatcataagggatttgatttaggtcatacctgaatggtctagcggttttccctgctttctagATACTATCtagagcaacctagatagtatattcaaaagcagagacattaccgactaaggtccgtctagtcaaggctatggtttttccagtagtcatgtatggatgtgagagttggactatgaagaaggctgagcgctgaagaattgatgcttttgaactgtggtgttggagaagactcttgagggtcccttgggctgcaaggagatccagccagtccactctgaaggagatcgaccctgggatttctttggaaggaatgatgctaaagctgaaactccagtactttggccacctcatgcgaagagttgactcattggaaaagactttgatgctgggagggattgagggcaggaggagaaggggacaaccgaggatgaggtggctggatggcatcactgactcgatggatgcgagtctgagtgaactccaggatttggtgatggacagggaggcctggcgtgctgcgattcatggggctgcaaagagtcggacatgactgagtgactgaactgaactgaacttgtctcTGTTTGCGGACATCAAgtcttccctttcctccccatATCCATACTCACTCTTCAGAGGATCAAGGGGTTGAGAACtgcacagcccccagcccccagtctGGTACCAGACAGCAGAGCCCAGTGATCCAGTGTGTGGAATCTGAGCCACACTGGCCTGGGTTGGAGGTCTGTCTGCTGAATGGAGTTTCTCAACCATAGgatccagttttctcatctataaaatgagataatcAATGCTAGCTCTGCAGAGTAATTGCAATGCAATAAATAAGACCATATatgtaaggcttcccaggtggctcaagcgGTAATGAATCCTCTTGCcactgtgggagactcaggtttgatccctgagtcgggaagatcccccggaggaggaaatgacaacccactccagtattcttgcctggatagtcccaagggcagaggagcctgacgggctacagtccaaggggtcacaaagagtcagatgtgaccgaGCACGCCCCCTCCAATTTGTAAAGCGTTGGACCAGGCACAGGTCAACAGGTCAGGTCAACACACCTGAGGCAGGTTATGCCAAGGAGGACTCACCCAGATGCTTCTTCCCCCTCTTCTTTCTCACCAAACGGTGAGtttccctgccccccgccccaggcccccaaccccagcccacaTCAAACCAGGTGCAAAGGTCCAGAGACCTCTGGCTAGAAAGCCATTCGAAGATTCTCCGAGGCATCATCTTGCAGTGGGCAGACCCTGCCTTCTCAGAGACTAGAAGGATGTGGGTTCTGCAGGGACAGGAGTCAGGGGAGAGCCGGCAACTTCTGCTGCAGTTCAGGGAGCAAAGAGAGGGGCTTGAAGGAGACCCTGACCTCCGCTACTGTCACCCCATGAAGAGAGAACAGCACGCTGATGAGGTAGGCAGACATGACCAGTGGGGACTGTCCCTCTGAGCTGGGAGCCAATGGGGACCCATGTTAGGTATTGTCATATCAGCAGCCCATCATCCCTTTCTGGAGGTCATATAAGAATTTGGACACTTAAAACTGCAAAAACAGGACTTTCTGGTGGTCCCATagtgaagaatctccctgccaatggaggagacacgggttcgatccctggaaatattccacaggctgcagagcaaccaagcccacgtgccacacgtACTGaagcgcagccaaaaattaaataaataaataaatacaaattttttaaaactgtaaaaaccTCTAGAGAACAGAAGAACTGTTCTGCTAGGGTGCCCGGAGCAGTGCAGCAGAACCCCCCGGAGGGCTCCTTAGGGCACAGCCTGCTGGCCCCACCCTGAGTTTCCAACTCTGGAGGTCTGGCTGGAGCCCAAGAATTTGCATCTCTAATAAACTACCTGGTGACGCCTTCTCTGCAAGTCTAGGGAACACACTTGGAGAACTAGTGCCCTAGAAGAATCCCTTTAAACCAGAGGTTTTTCTCCTGCTCATTAAAATTGTTGgggatgtcttaaaaaaaaaaaaaaatccgtgcCTGGACCTCCACCCCCAAagattcagattttaaaagtctGCTTTAAAAAcatctccccaggtgattctaatgtgacTCTAAGAGTTGAGAACCACCGTGACAAGGTcctcagtttcgatccctgggtcgggaatatcccctggaggaaggcatggcaaccactccagtattcttgtgtggagaatctcatggacagaggagcctggcgggctataatccatagggtcgccaagagtcacacacaactgaagcgattcagcatgcacatacacatgcacacacatgataAGGTAACCAATCAATGCATgcttcctgggttttctttgtctAAAGAGATTTAGTCCAAaacctttcttcttcctcatATGCTATAGCAGTTTGGAGCTGGTGGCAGGTTTTTCCCCATGACTCTGTAATCTAAGGAAGTATTGGTGTCATTGGAATTATCCCAATGCTTCCTGGCAGTTCTCTGATGAGAGTTTTCTCCAGGTCCACAGTGGGAAAGTGCAGAAAactcaggatgctcagggctcCAAGGGACCTGGGGAAACATACACACAGCTGTGCTAGGAGGAGGCC
Proteins encoded in this window:
- the LOC108633288 gene encoding phorbol-12-myristate-13-acetate-induced protein 1-like, producing the protein MPGRRARRSAQPSPTRVPADPEVECAIQLRRIGDKLNFRQKLVNLIAKLLRSGT